A genome region from Hoplias malabaricus isolate fHopMal1 chromosome 8, fHopMal1.hap1, whole genome shotgun sequence includes the following:
- the myom2b gene encoding myomesin-2, translated as MAAVVARHKHFTEDYRSKESKYVVKEYSSSKVEDVKYEYRTEKNIQTVVEKKIPEKYIRESSMIRGPKFLVRLRSHTVFENTSVKLFCTVEGYPTPHVNWFKDDILLDVSSGKYFVESSVGIHSLTIMKCAIEDTAMYTAVATNTHGQASSQASVIVKRPKEEEKSAPYSWTSYQYAILPEIKYTKINITFLETFKVTFGKEGDCVTLACKMTISPNLANLQPDALWYRDELLLKESKWAKMESGGGVAKLTLTQLAKDDEGLYTLRMVTKGGDAVHRAYVYVEDGPPPVPLAPGAPMDIKIHDANRDYVIVSWKPPNTTTEGPIIGYFVDRCEVGTENWVQCNDSPIKICKYPVSGLFEGHSYYFRVRAVNSRGISRPSRMSEPIAALDPTEFERLYATRLGGKLDIVSYHDDLEAEGTAPGAPSNVYASETDRTYVVLSWSPPDYHSKAPMWYYIEKSQVGSGSWQRVNTKVPVRSPRYGVFDLAEGKEYLFQVLSANMYGTSNPSEPTKPIKTQELRGVPSAPGQVVATRETDTSVLIQWAPPKEPNNLIGYYIDSCVKGSKDWMSANHKPNNKTKFVVHGLTTGETYVFRVQAINELGLSEESQESAPLSVRAALKLPSPPYDIALLHCDGESMVLNWKCPAHSGGAEVTNYYIDKCNVAKKAWKEVNVPPIKDRTYKVPNLTCGSVYQFRVYGANLVGLSEPSAVSSPFKCEAWNMPEPGPAYDLSFTEIRDDSVVVEWKAPVYTGASAVTGYYVDMCKKGTGTWTTANASAVNHCYLKVKSLETGSSYVFRVRAENAHGIGKPSALSDSVCAKALPGAQEIKCGVHEETGDIYLSFESCQITETSHFVWKKSYEEITDFSKGISVKTSGNHSTLLFKSPDKDDVGTFSVSVTNTEGASASYKITAEELEKMLALSYDIRNPIIPLKTELAYKILERGRVRFWLQTEGISSAVTYKFFANNKELVNCEQTKMSHDVATGIIEMVLDHFTAENEGTYTVQIQDGRAKGQSTLVLIGEAFKAALAEADYQRREYIRVKEGPHFSQFLSVQVGDDASVSLICKVANLKKESVFHWFKDDVEVIPEVPADLGSGVCKLPLSLFSKKSVGVYKATISDDRGQDVSQVDISGKVFDNIINQLSRVAGPSAAGLVIQCTAEGIMLQCHMKYYTDEMKITWMHKGTKLTTSEKMRIGGTPAMASLEIVEPTEKDKGVYTFEMRDDEKTYVHSLELSGQAYDNAYAEFQRLKAEAYAEKNRGKVVGGLPDVVTIMEKKTLSLTCTVCGDPKPQVTWSKNDQEVEPGDQYVISLDSGKFASLTIKGVTLEDSGKFTMSVVNKYGGESVDIVVSVYKHGDKIPEIKPTASPKRIMPPTLPIIIPTADKPASTSSSKSPAPAQAPKSPAPSRGIKSPTPSRRK; from the exons GTGTGCTATTGAGGACACTGCCATGTACACAGCCGTAGCCACCAACACCCATGGCCAGGCCTCTTCTCAGGCTTCTGTGATTGTCAAAA GGCCCAAAGAGGAGGAGAAGTCAGCTCCTTATTCTTGGACATCTTACCAGT ATGCAATATTACCTGAGATTAAATACACAAAGATCAACATTACCTTTCTGGAGACATTCAAAGTTACATTCGGCAAAGAGGGAGATTGTGTGACTTTGGCCTGTAAGATGACCATAAGCCCCAATCTGGCCAATCTGCAGCCTGACGCCCTGTGGTACAGAGACg AGCTCCTTTTGAAAGAATCGAAGTGGGCGAAAATGGAGTCTGGTGGAGGTGTTGCTAAGCTCACACTGACCCAACTTGCCAAGGATGATGAGGGTCTTTATACCCTCCGGATGGTGACTAAGGGAGGGGACGCAGTCCACAGGGCTTATGTCTATGTGGAAG ATGGACCTCCTCCAGTTCCTTTGGCCCCTGGAGCCCCCATGGATATTAAAATCCATGACGCTAACAGAGATTATGTTATCGTGTCCTGGAAGCCACCCAACACCACCACTGAGGGTCCCATCATTGGATATTTTGTGGATAG ATGTGAGGTTGGAACAGAGAACTGGGTGCAGTGTAATGATTCTCCCATCAAAATATGTAAGTACCCCGTGTCTGGACTGTTTGAGGGACACTCCTATTACTTCCGTGTGCGTGCTGTCAACTCACGTGGCATCAGCAGGCCTTCCAGGATGTCTGAACCCATTGCTGCACTGGACCCTACAGAGTTCGAGAGACTTTAcg ccACGAGGCTTGGTGGAAAACTTGACATAGTGAGCTATCATGATGATCTTGAAG CTGAGGGAACAGCTCCGGGAGCCCCCTCCAATGTCTATGCCTCAGAGACTGACCGAACATATGTTGTGCTCAGTTGGAGCCCCCCAGACTACCACAGCAAAGCCCCCATGTGGTATTACATTGAAAAG TCTCAGGTGGGCAGCGGATCCTGGCAGAGAGTGAACACTAAAGTGCCGGTGCGTTCTCCACGCTATGGAGTCTTTGACCTGGCTGAGGGGAAGGAGTACCTGTTCCAGGTTCTATCCGCCAACATGTATGGCACCAGCAACCCCTCTGAGCCCACCAAACCAATCAAAACTCAGGAACTGCGTG GTGTGCCCTCGGCTCCTGGTCAGGTGGTGGCTACTAGAGAAACAGACACCTCTGTTCTGATCCAGTGGGCTCCTCCAAAGGAGCCCAACAATCTCATTGGATATTACATCGATTCATGTGTTAAAGGATCAAAGGACTGGATGTCTGCTAACCACAAGCCCAACAATAAGACAAA GTTTGTCGTCCATGGTCTGACCACAGGTGAGACCTATGTTTTCCGTGTGCAGGCCATCAACGAGTTGGGGCTCAGCGAAGAGTCGCAGGAATCTGCACCACTCTCTGTCAGAGCTGCTCTCA AGCTCCCATCCCCTCCCTATGACATCGCTCTTCTCCACTGCGACGGGGAATCCATGGTGCTCAACTGGAAATGTCCCGCCCACTCCGGAGGTGCAGAGGTCACCAACTATTACATTGACAAGTGCAACGTGGCAAAGAAAGCATGGAAAGAGGTCAATGTACCACCCATTAAGGACAGGACATACAAG GTTCCTAATCTGACTTGTGGCTCAGTGTATCAGTTCAGAGTGTATGGTGCCAATTTGGTGGGGCTGAGTGAACCATCTGCTGTTAGTTCACCATTCAAATGTGAGGCCTGGAACATGCCTGAGCCAG GTCCAGCATATGACCTGAGCTTCACTGAGATCAGAGATGACTCAGTGGTTGTGGAGTGGAAGGCACCAGTCTACACTGGCGCAAGTGCTGTTACTGGTTACTATGTGGACATGTGCAAGAAGGGCACCGGAACCTGGACAACGGCCAATGCATCTGCTGTCAACCACTGCTACCTTAAG GTGAAGAGCCTGGAGACTGGATCATCGTATGTGTTCCGTGTCCGAGCAGAGAATGCCCATGGCATTGGCAAACCTTCAGCTCTCTCTGACTCAGTGTGTGCAAAGGCCCTGCcag GCGCTCAGGAAATCAAGTGTGGTGTGCATGAGGAGACTGGCGACATTTATCTCTCTTTCGAGAGCTGCCAGATTACAGAGACCTCACACTTTGTGTGGAAGAAGTCCTATGAAGAAATCACAGACTTCTCCAAAGGAATCTCTGTCAAAACATCAGGAAATCA CTCTACTCTATTGTTCAAGAGCCCAGATAAAGATGATGTTGgcactttctctgtctctgtcacgAACACTGAAGGAGCTTCAGCCAGTTACAAGATCACAGCAGAAG agcTTGAGAAAATGCTAGCACTTAGCTACGACATCCGCAACCCGA TTATCCCTCTGAAGACTGAGTTGGCATACAAGATTCTGGAGAGAGGTCGTGTGCGCTTCTGGCTGCAAACTGAGGGCATCTCTTCTGCTGTGACCTACAAATTCTTTGCCAATAACAAGGAACTTGTCAACTGTGAG CAAACTAAAATGAGTCACGACGTAGCCACAGGCATTATCGAGATGGTGCTAGATCACTTCACCGCAGAAAACGAAGGGACATACACTGTGCAGATCCAGGATGGAAGAGCGAAGGGCCAGTCTACTCTAGTGCTGATTGGAGAAG cCTTCAAGGCAGCCTTGGCAGAGGCTGATTACCAGAGGAGAGAGTACATCCGTGTGAAAGAGG GACCTCATTTTAGCCAGTTCTTGTCAGTCCAGGTTGGGGATGATGCCAGCGTCAGCCTCATCTGCAAG GTGGCTAATTTGAAGAAGGAGTCGGTGTTCCACTGGTTTAAGGATGATGTGGAAGTGATTCCCGAGGTGCCCGCCGACCTCGGCTCCGGAGTCTGCAAACTCCCGCTGTCTCTG TTCTCAAAGAAGAGTGTTGGTGTGTACAAAGCAACTATCAGCGACGACAGAGGACAAGATGTGTCTCAGGTTGATATTTCCGGCAAAG TCTTCGACAACATCATAAACCAGCTCTCACGTGTGGCTG GGCCCAGTGCTGCCGGTTTGGTGATCCAGTGCACCGCTGAGGGCATCATGCTTCAGTGCCATATGAAATACTATACTGATGAAATGAAGATCACCTGGATGCACAA GGGTACTAAACTCACAACTTCTGAAAAGATGCGTATAGGCGGAACTCCAGCCATGGCCAGCCTGGAGATAGTGGAGCCAACTGAAAAGGATAAGGGTGTGTACACCTTTGAAATGAGAGACGATGAAAAGACCTATGTTCACTCTCTTGAACTCTCTGGACAAG CCTATGATAATGCCTATGCTGAGTTCCAGAGACTCAA AGCGGAAGCATATGCTGAAAAGA ATCGCGGGAAAGTGGTTGGTGGTCTGCCAGATGTTGTCACCATCATGGAAAAGAAG ACCCTGAGCCTGACCTGCACAGTGTGCGGTGACCCCAAGCCACAGGTGACCTGGTCCAAGAACGACCAGGAGGTGGAGCCTGGTGACCAGTACGTGATCTCGCTGGACTCAGGCAAGTTCGCCAGCCTCACCATCAAGGGTGTGACCCTGGAGGACTCAGGCAAGTTCACCATGTCCGTGGTCAACAAATACGGCGGCGAGTCTGTGGATATCGTGGTCAGCGTCTACAAGCACGGAGACAAGATCCCAGAAATCAAGCCCACAGCCTCGCCCAAGAGGATCATGCCCCCGACTCTGCCCATCATAATCCCCACTGCTGACAAACCCGCAAGCACCTCCTCTTCCAAATCTCCAGCCCCGGCTCAGGCCCCCAAGTCTCCTGCCCCAAGCCGAGGCATCAAGTCCCCGACTCCGTCCAGGAGAAAGTAA